The Triticum aestivum cultivar Chinese Spring chromosome 7B, IWGSC CS RefSeq v2.1, whole genome shotgun sequence genome window below encodes:
- the LOC123159420 gene encoding senescence-specific cysteine protease SAG39-like → MGHGAVLFLCSSASVYKDAVEKAHRFDVFKANVRFIESFNAEKQKFYLGVNQFTDLTNEDFKATKANKGYKPRFKRVPTGFRYENVSLDALLTTIDWRTIGAVTPIKDQGQCGCCWAFSVVAATEGNVKLKTGKLVSLSEQELVDCDVHGEDQGCEGGLMDDAFKFIIMNGSLTTESNYPYTAVDDKCKSRTNGAATIKSYEDVPANNKGALMQAVTSQPVSVAVDRGDMTFQFYKGGVMTGSCGTDLDHGIAAIGYGNTSDRTKYWLLKKSWGTTWGQNRYLRMEKDIPDKRGMCGLAMVPSYPTT, encoded by the exons ATGGGCCATGGCGCTGTTTTGTTCCTATGTAGCTCCGCCAGTGTGTACAAGGATGCAGTTGAGAAGGCACATCGATTTGATGTGTTCAAGGCCAATGTCAGGTTCATCGAGTCGTTTAACGCCGAGAAACAGAAGTTCTATTTGGGCGTCAATCAGTTCACTGACCTCACCAACGAGGACTTCAAGGCGACAAAGGCTAACAAGGGGTATAAACCAAGGTTCAAGAGGGTTCCTACCGGATTCAGGTATGAGAATGTAAGTCTTGATGCACTTCTGACAACCATAGACTGGAGGACCATAGGTGCAGTCACCCCCATCAAGGATCAGGGCCAATGTG GTTGTTGTTGGGCGTTTTCCGTTGTCGCTGCTACGGAGGGCAACGTTAAGCTCAAAACTGGCAAGCTTGTCTCGCTATCGGAGCAAGAGTTGGTGGATTGTGATGTCCACGGTGAAGACCAAGGTTGCGAGGGAGGGCTCATGGATGATGCATTTAAGTTCATAATCATGAATGGCAGTCTCACCACTGAGTCTAACTACCCATATACGGCGGTAGATGACAAGTGCAAGAGTAGAACCAATGGCGCCGCGACCATCAAAAGCTACGAGGATGTTCCAGCCAACAACAAGGGAGCCCTCATGCAAGCCGTCACAAGCCAACCTGTCTCAGTAGCTGTGGATAGAGGAGATATGACATTCCAATTTTACAAAGGTGGAGTGATGACTGGCTCATGTGGCACTGACCTGGACCATGGTATTGCTGCCATTGGTTATGGCAATACTAGCGACAGAACAAAGTATTGGTTGTTGAAGAAATCATGGGGAACAACATGGGGTCAGAACAGATATTTGAGAATGGAGAAGGACATTCCCGACAAGAGAGGCATGTGTGGCCTTGCGATGGTGCCATCTTACCCCACTACATAA